In Kordia antarctica, the following proteins share a genomic window:
- a CDS encoding T9SS type A sorting domain-containing protein, translated as MKVKLLFSAILLFAIHNTYAQPANNDCADAETISVTTTGTTLVSFNNATATQSLLSSCDTSPTTYPDVWYQFTMPVSGNIRITGVNFADGFSLYNTCGSAEIACFYSTGFFYNIPAGDYKLRAVSVASQAGSDSFSIQAFETATNDECASAEVITDNITTPRTIIFNNARATESLQSSCDTNSSLNYLDLWYEFTMPVTGNLRISGVNFADGFTLYNNCGTVPTEVDCFYDDHFVYNLPSGTYTLRVVSTDGNAGSDSFVIQALETAANDECATATVIMDDITNPVLISFNNAAATQSLQSSCDSNSALEYLDLWYEFTMPVSGNLRISGVNFADGFTLYNNCGTVPTEVDCFYDDNFTYGLTAGTYTLRVVSTSGNSGFDNFTMQAFATAPNDECANAEVITADISSATTINFNNANATQSLQSSCDSNASLDYLDLWYEFTMPVTGNLQFSGVNFADGFTLYGNCGSVPTEIDCFYNNHFVYNLAAGTYTLRVVSSAANSGNDSFIIQAFETAANDECATAEVITADITTPTTINFNNATATQSLQSSCEASGATYLDLWYEFTMPVTGNITITGVNFADGFTLYDNCGTVPTEIDCFYNQKIMIGITAGTYTLRVVSNEIYAGADSFVITAYEAVTNVDCASAELIQVAAIGDCGSQIVMSELRGSTVASSVGSCQNGSQTWLDTWYTFEATLTGNIALNSNSFFNNFAVYDACGGTEVACFTDDGSIPVLFGNTYYIQVSRVESSLATVTFCLEGAPVVATGTAGVCENMPTVEISVAEGNTNEWVPILDASNNIVAALNANGNDLGTITTTLFIDIADTRDFSGQPYLRREVSISSQNAPSSNVNVRLYVLGDEVDDLILADSNLASVNGLEVMKVNGNTCSSGYVSGGDFITAGVTSYQDDYYLRFNTNSFSVFYPTSTNLDGTLSIPSTETNNFGITIAPTVTDGIVYIKGSTTLTNVTVNVFDITGRKSYQTTFDTLDQTNQTINLSGYQAGMYFMKISHNNKQFTKRIVLK; from the coding sequence ATGAAAGTAAAATTACTTTTCTCAGCAATATTATTATTCGCTATTCACAATACGTATGCGCAACCAGCTAATAACGATTGTGCAGACGCAGAAACAATTTCGGTAACAACCACAGGAACAACGTTAGTAAGTTTCAACAACGCAACAGCAACACAAAGTTTGCTGAGCAGTTGTGACACTTCCCCAACAACATATCCAGATGTTTGGTATCAATTTACGATGCCAGTTTCTGGAAACATCCGAATTACAGGCGTCAACTTTGCTGATGGTTTTTCATTATATAATACGTGTGGAAGTGCAGAAATTGCCTGTTTTTACAGTACTGGATTCTTTTACAATATTCCCGCGGGAGATTATAAATTAAGAGCTGTTAGTGTTGCCAGTCAAGCTGGATCGGACAGTTTTTCAATTCAAGCTTTTGAAACCGCAACCAATGACGAATGCGCAAGTGCCGAAGTTATCACTGATAATATCACAACACCGCGCACTATTATTTTTAACAATGCACGTGCGACAGAAAGTCTACAAAGTAGTTGCGATACAAACAGTTCATTAAATTATCTTGATTTATGGTATGAATTTACAATGCCAGTTACAGGAAACTTACGAATCTCAGGAGTGAATTTCGCGGATGGATTTACATTATATAACAACTGCGGAACTGTTCCAACGGAAGTTGATTGTTTTTACGACGATCACTTTGTGTACAATTTGCCAAGCGGAACATATACATTACGTGTGGTAAGTACAGATGGAAACGCAGGAAGCGACAGTTTTGTAATTCAAGCATTAGAAACTGCTGCAAATGACGAATGTGCAACTGCGACAGTAATTATGGATGATATCACAAATCCTGTACTAATCTCATTCAATAATGCAGCAGCAACACAAAGTTTACAAAGTAGTTGCGATAGCAATAGTGCTTTAGAATATCTCGATTTATGGTACGAATTTACAATGCCAGTTTCTGGAAACTTACGAATCTCAGGAGTGAATTTCGCTGATGGATTTACATTATATAACAATTGCGGAACGGTTCCGACGGAAGTTGATTGTTTTTATGACGATAATTTTACATACGGATTAACCGCAGGAACGTATACATTACGTGTGGTAAGTACTTCAGGTAATTCAGGATTTGATAATTTTACGATGCAAGCTTTTGCAACAGCACCAAATGACGAATGCGCCAATGCGGAAGTTATTACAGCAGATATTTCTTCAGCAACAACAATAAACTTCAACAATGCAAACGCCACACAAAGTTTGCAAAGTAGTTGTGATAGCAATGCTTCGTTAGATTATCTTGATTTATGGTACGAATTTACGATGCCAGTTACAGGAAATCTACAATTTTCAGGAGTGAATTTTGCCGATGGTTTTACATTATATGGCAACTGCGGAAGTGTTCCGACGGAAATTGACTGTTTCTATAACAATCATTTTGTCTACAATTTAGCTGCCGGAACGTACACATTACGAGTTGTGAGTTCAGCAGCAAATTCAGGAAACGATAGTTTTATAATACAAGCGTTTGAAACGGCAGCCAATGACGAATGCGCAACTGCGGAAGTTATTACGGCAGATATCACGACACCAACTACAATCAACTTTAACAATGCCACCGCAACACAAAGTTTACAAAGTAGTTGTGAAGCAAGCGGAGCAACGTATTTAGATTTGTGGTATGAATTTACAATGCCAGTTACAGGAAACATTACAATAACAGGCGTGAATTTCGCCGATGGATTTACATTATATGATAATTGTGGAACAGTTCCGACAGAAATTGACTGTTTCTACAACCAAAAAATAATGATCGGAATTACTGCCGGAACGTATACTTTACGTGTTGTAAGTAATGAAATTTATGCTGGCGCAGATAGTTTTGTAATTACGGCGTATGAAGCGGTTACAAATGTAGATTGCGCTTCCGCAGAATTGATTCAGGTAGCGGCAATTGGCGACTGTGGCTCACAAATTGTCATGTCGGAATTACGCGGTTCAACCGTTGCTTCTTCGGTAGGAAGTTGCCAGAATGGATCGCAAACTTGGTTGGACACTTGGTATACGTTTGAAGCAACATTGACAGGAAATATAGCACTCAACAGTAATTCTTTCTTTAACAACTTTGCAGTATATGATGCTTGTGGCGGAACAGAAGTTGCTTGTTTTACTGACGACGGTTCAATTCCTGTACTATTCGGAAATACTTATTACATACAAGTTTCTAGAGTAGAATCTAGTCTTGCAACTGTTACGTTTTGTTTAGAAGGTGCGCCAGTTGTAGCCACAGGAACAGCAGGTGTTTGTGAAAACATGCCAACAGTAGAAATTTCGGTTGCAGAAGGAAATACAAACGAATGGGTTCCAATTTTAGATGCATCAAACAATATAGTAGCGGCACTAAACGCTAACGGAAACGACTTAGGAACTATCACAACAACATTATTTATAGACATTGCTGATACTCGAGACTTCTCAGGGCAACCGTATTTACGGAGGGAAGTCTCCATCAGTTCTCAAAATGCACCTTCAAGCAATGTAAATGTACGTCTATACGTACTAGGTGATGAGGTTGATGATTTGATTCTTGCAGATAGTAATTTAGCATCTGTCAATGGGTTAGAAGTCATGAAAGTAAACGGAAACACCTGTTCTTCAGGATATGTTTCTGGAGGCGATTTTATAACTGCAGGAGTAACTTCCTATCAAGATGATTATTATCTTCGGTTCAATACAAATTCGTTCTCGGTTTTCTATCCAACATCTACAAATTTGGATGGAACGTTAAGTATTCCATCTACAGAAACAAATAATTTTGGAATTACAATTGCGCCAACAGTAACTGACGGAATTGTATATATAAAAGGATCAACAACACTTACAAACGTTACTGTAAACGTGTTTGATATCACAGGAAGAAAAAGCTATCAAACAACTTTTGATACTCTTGATCAAACCAATCAAACCATCAATTTAAGCGGTTATCAAGCAGGAATGTATTTCATGAAAATTTCACACAATAACAAACAATTCACTAAACGAATCGTATTAAAATAG
- a CDS encoding acetylxylan esterase: MLKIRKFSINSVTLNKVLFMRIVFLLIVSLWISVGFAQADHFEKGKILDSISVSNSTETYALYLPESYDKTTLSAVVFIFDPRGNGKQGMQSFISSAEKFNYILIASNVTKNGVPYSTNFEAVNRLFETVFSIFKIDEKQIYTAGFSGGSRLATAIAALTGKIQGVIACGAGLATNKSFTPSKEIFSFVGLVGDEDMNYQEMFNTKKLLDKFEVPNELFVYNDTHNWPPNEQIERAFSWLELRAYKKNIRSINSQFVQSYFESQYTIADSLVIHNKFRSVLEYESIIENFTLYFDLTGTQRKIDALKVSPQYQNEVIARETNIKEENELYVKFSEVYSKDILKASSHDNFQWWRRELKRLDANIANAETENKAKMLKRLKQSIFAGAYESSMGYVGAKKNKHALYCDQLLVYFNPDQAYWYYRVAQSYARNDNFTRTIRNLKKAKELGLQRFEAIQNLPLFAKFKQKKKFKKLFEEDSK, translated from the coding sequence ATGTTAAAAATCAGAAAGTTTTCTATTAATTCTGTAACTTTAAACAAAGTATTATTCATGCGTATTGTATTTCTTCTCATAGTAAGTTTATGGATTTCTGTCGGATTTGCGCAAGCCGATCATTTTGAAAAGGGTAAAATCTTAGATTCGATTTCGGTGTCAAACAGCACAGAAACCTACGCGTTGTATCTTCCAGAATCATATGATAAAACTACACTTTCTGCGGTTGTTTTTATATTTGATCCAAGGGGAAATGGCAAACAAGGAATGCAATCTTTTATATCGTCTGCCGAAAAGTTCAATTATATCTTAATCGCTTCCAACGTAACTAAAAACGGCGTTCCGTATAGCACTAATTTTGAAGCCGTAAACCGATTGTTTGAAACGGTTTTTTCCATATTCAAAATTGACGAAAAACAAATTTATACCGCAGGATTTTCAGGCGGTTCGCGTTTGGCAACTGCAATTGCGGCATTGACAGGGAAAATACAAGGTGTGATTGCTTGCGGAGCTGGTTTGGCAACCAACAAATCATTTACGCCAAGTAAGGAAATATTCTCTTTTGTGGGTTTGGTTGGAGATGAAGATATGAACTATCAAGAAATGTTCAACACAAAAAAATTACTTGACAAATTTGAGGTGCCAAATGAATTATTTGTTTATAATGATACACATAATTGGCCGCCAAACGAGCAAATAGAACGTGCTTTTAGTTGGTTAGAATTGCGTGCGTATAAAAAAAATATACGCTCTATTAATTCACAATTTGTACAATCGTATTTTGAATCTCAATATACGATTGCGGACTCGTTGGTAATTCACAATAAATTTAGATCTGTACTAGAATATGAAAGTATTATCGAAAATTTCACACTTTATTTTGATCTCACAGGAACACAGCGAAAAATTGATGCTTTAAAAGTGTCTCCACAATATCAAAATGAAGTTATTGCAAGAGAAACCAATATCAAAGAAGAAAACGAACTGTATGTAAAGTTTTCAGAAGTGTATTCAAAAGACATTTTGAAAGCAAGTTCACACGATAATTTTCAATGGTGGCGCAGAGAATTAAAACGATTAGATGCAAACATCGCGAATGCGGAAACCGAAAATAAGGCAAAAATGTTGAAACGACTCAAGCAATCAATTTTTGCAGGTGCGTACGAATCTTCTATGGGTTATGTTGGCGCAAAAAAAAACAAACATGCATTGTATTGCGATCAATTGTTGGTGTATTTTAATCCAGATCAGGCATATTGGTATTATCGTGTGGCGCAAAGTTATGCCAGAAATGACAATTTTACACGAACTATCAGAAATCTCAAAAAGGCAAAAGAACTCGGATTGCAACGTTTTGAAGCGATTCAGAATCTTCCATTATTTGCAAAATTTAAGCAAAAGAAAAAATTTAAAAAGCTTTTTGAAGAAGATTCGAAGTAA
- a CDS encoding ISAs1 family transposase codes for MKPSDNLKDIFGQIQDHRSHINKLHNLVDILLIGIIAVISGAETWEQMAGFAKSKEPFLKKFLELPNGIPSKVTINRVFSAIDSEQFESCFIDWVNSIANLSKGQIIAIDGKTIRGAKSHGKKSPIHMVSAWACENNLVLGQVKTAEKSNEITAIPELLNILSIAGNTITIDAMGTQKEIAKKIIELDADYILAVKANQPQLLEHIEDEFRFSKQLETYTKHDLDHGRIETRTCSVITDFKFIEQDNQWKNLQSIIKIDSIREFKNSDKATEKATRYYISSLRNDASEFQSKIRSHWAVENKLHWTLDVAFSEDASRKRAGNAAQNYSILLKIALNLLKNETSKKLSMKSKRLEAGWNEDYLLRILNLKV; via the coding sequence ATGAAACCATCTGATAACTTAAAAGACATTTTTGGGCAAATACAAGACCACAGAAGCCATATAAACAAGCTTCATAATTTAGTAGATATCCTTCTTATTGGTATAATTGCAGTGATTTCTGGGGCAGAAACTTGGGAACAAATGGCTGGGTTTGCCAAATCAAAAGAACCTTTTTTAAAGAAATTCTTAGAATTACCTAACGGTATTCCTTCGAAAGTAACTATCAATAGAGTCTTTTCAGCTATTGATAGTGAACAATTTGAATCTTGTTTTATTGATTGGGTCAATTCAATTGCAAATTTAAGTAAAGGTCAAATAATTGCGATTGATGGTAAAACGATACGTGGCGCAAAGTCTCATGGTAAAAAATCGCCAATTCACATGGTTAGTGCTTGGGCTTGCGAAAACAATCTTGTTCTAGGTCAAGTTAAAACAGCTGAAAAGTCAAACGAAATTACTGCGATCCCAGAATTACTGAACATCCTTAGTATTGCAGGAAATACTATTACAATAGATGCTATGGGAACTCAAAAAGAAATTGCAAAAAAAATAATTGAACTAGATGCTGATTATATTTTAGCAGTTAAAGCAAATCAACCGCAGTTATTAGAACATATTGAAGATGAGTTTCGGTTTTCCAAACAACTAGAAACATACACTAAACATGATTTAGATCATGGGCGTATTGAAACTAGAACATGTAGCGTAATTACTGATTTTAAGTTTATTGAACAGGACAATCAATGGAAAAATTTACAAAGTATTATAAAAATAGATAGCATTCGTGAATTTAAAAATAGTGATAAAGCGACAGAAAAAGCGACACGATATTATATTTCAAGTTTACGAAATGATGCTAGTGAATTTCAATCTAAAATACGCTCGCATTGGGCGGTAGAAAATAAATTACATTGGACTTTAGATGTAGCTTTCTCTGAAGATGCTTCTAGAAAAAGAGCAGGAAATGCTGCTCAAAATTATTCTATTCTGCTTAAAATTGCTTTAAATCTATTGAAAAATGAAACCTCTAAAAAGCTATCTATGAAAAGCAAAAGACTTGAAGCTGGATGGAATGAAGACTATTTACTCAGAATATTAAATTTAAAAGTATGA
- a CDS encoding chromophore lyase CpcT/CpeT has translation MKNTILFSTIALFICAFSSCTSSKSATPQNELSALQTIMTGSFDSSKQAAKDSTYYNISLHMYPIWKSKDGYWLYVEQALNSNQSKPYRQRIYQLEKLENGDFSSKVFTLENPEDFIGKWKSLDYFDQFDASLLKEREGCAVFLKKEGNSYVGSTNEKNCKSTMRGASYATSIVYIKPNVIESWDRGFDAENKHVWGAEKAGYIFKRLK, from the coding sequence ATGAAAAACACAATTCTATTTTCTACTATTGCACTATTTATATGTGCTTTTTCGAGTTGTACCAGTTCTAAATCTGCAACTCCACAAAATGAATTGAGCGCTTTACAAACTATAATGACAGGATCATTTGACAGTAGTAAACAAGCTGCAAAAGATTCCACTTATTATAATATTTCACTTCACATGTATCCTATTTGGAAATCCAAAGATGGGTATTGGTTGTATGTTGAGCAAGCGTTGAATAGTAATCAGTCAAAACCATATCGTCAACGCATATATCAATTAGAAAAACTAGAAAATGGTGATTTTTCAAGCAAAGTATTTACGTTAGAAAACCCAGAGGATTTTATTGGAAAATGGAAAAGTTTGGACTATTTCGATCAGTTTGATGCTTCACTTTTGAAAGAACGAGAAGGTTGTGCTGTATTTTTGAAAAAAGAAGGAAACAGTTATGTTGGAAGCACCAACGAAAAAAATTGTAAAAGTACGATGCGCGGCGCAAGTTATGCAACTTCAATCGTTTACATAAAACCCAATGTAATTGAAAGTTGGGATCGTGGTTTTGATGCCGAAAACAAACATGTTTGGGGCGCAGAAAAAGCAGGTTATATTTTTAAACGACTAAAATAA